The Podospora pseudocomata strain CBS 415.72m chromosome 1 map unlocalized CBS415.72m_1, whole genome shotgun sequence genome has a segment encoding these proteins:
- the RPB7 gene encoding DNA-directed RNA polymerase II subunit (COG:K; BUSCO:EOG09264RW6; EggNog:ENOG503P1SG) — MFFLHNLERRVLLHPSYFGKNMTELVTTKLVKDVEGTCTGDYYIIAIMDTFDLSEGRILPGSGMAEFTVGYRAVVWRPFKGEVVDAICTSVNQHGFFSNAGPLSIFVSTHSIPPDIQYDANATPPQFTNHSDIVIEPGTHVRIKIMGLRTGVGEMFAIGKIDGDYLGREMVWCRKCTKAVGDKMCLRTGTAALATKKMTPIGTWATRMGLTSQAPVSSLLAHNITKLATTEGCFGRHQRELGFPVVVSK; from the exons ATGTTCTTCCTTCACAATCTCGAGCGGCGTGTCCTGCTGCACCCATCCTACTTTGGCAAAAACATGACCGAGCTGGTCACGACGAAGCTGGTcaaggatgttgagggaACATGCACGGGCGACTACTACATCATCGCAATCATGGATACCTTCGATCTGTCCGAGGGGCGCATTCTCCCCGGCAGCGGCATGGCCGAGTTCACAGTGGGCTACCGCGCGGTCGTGTGGAGGCCGTTCAAGGGCGAAGTTGTCGATGCCATCTGTACTAGTGTTAATCAGCATGGTttcttctccaacgccgGCCCTTTGAGCATCTTTGTCTCTACTCAC TCGATACCGCCTGATATCCAATATGACGCAAACGCCACACCTCCTCAGTTTACCAACCACTCCGATATAGTAATCGAGCCTGGGACGCACGTGCGCATCAAGATCATGGGCTTGCGcacgggggtgggggagatgttTGCCATTGGAAAGATTGACGGTGATTATCTCGG TCGTGAGATGGTCTGGTGTAGGAAGTGTACCAAGGCGGTCGGGGACAAGATGTGTCTGAGGACAGGCACGGCAGCGTTGGCTACTAAAAAGATGACTCCGATCGGCACATGGGCAACACGAATGGGGTTGACCAGTCAAGCTCCAGTATCGAGCTTACTAGCACATAACATCACAAAGCTAGCGACAACGGAGGGTTGCTTTGGGAGGCATCAGCGAGAATTGGGGTTTCCAGTAGTGGTGAGCAAGTAA
- a CDS encoding uncharacterized protein (COG:S; EggNog:ENOG503P19U), translating into MSLDLEKQLTFYGAYHHNQVNIVIHMVCVPLILFSAFALASNYGPFFTLPSWLSLPYLTPNLGTFAAMTWGALYLLLEPVAGGALALICLASAAGTNYLRIQYSESANQTALAIHIVCWIAQFVGHGKFEGRAPALLDNLFQAIFLAPLFVWLELLFMIGYRPELKKRVDKAVAVEIAKFRARKAEQAEKAKKAQ; encoded by the exons ATGTCTCTTGACCTCGAAAAGCAGCTCACCTTT TATGGTGCATATCACCATAACCAAGTGAATATTGTCATTCACATGGTATGCGTACCGTTGATCTTATTTTCAGCATTCGCATTG GCATCAAACTATGGCCCTTTTTTCACACTGCCATCATGGCTCTCACTACCCTATCTCACCCCAAACCTGGGCACATTCGCAGCCATGACATGGGGAGCTTTATatctccttcttgaaccTGTCGCTGGAGGCGCCCTGGCCTTGATCTGCCTCGCCTCCGCGGCAGGCACAAACTACCTCCGCATCCAATACTCGGAGAGTGCCAACCAGACCGCCCTTGCCATCCATATCGTATGCTGGATCGCGCAGTTTGTCGGCCACGGCAAGTTCGAGGGTAGAGCCCCGGCCCTGTTGGACAACCTCTTCCAGGCCATCTTCCTCGCTCCCCTGTTCGTCTGGCTCGAGCTTCTTTTCATGATCGGATACCGCCCCGAGCTCAAGAAGCGTGTCGACAAGGCTGTCGCGGTTGAGATTGCCAAGTTCCGCGCGCGGAAGGCTGAACAGGCcgagaaggcaaagaaggctCAATAA
- a CDS encoding uncharacterized protein (COG:S; EggNog:ENOG503P7M6), translating to MGLFHWDTDINFTPGSHHYKWNFATGRFEKATNWWNPFASSASFPDPVVQHVQDIFAPGSQFREDLSWFGDWISSVVNKSLWPTLEPTVNRFAGFLHHSPEMVSAIVVLLVIFVSIQIVRLMHRVVRFWTRLLVRLAFWGVVGLVVSMAWDRGLEQSIRDLVLVGTGLYRWGKRAGQVFWDEYEKAQREVQDDWKGW from the coding sequence ATGGGACTTTTCCACTGGGATACCGACATCAACTTCACCCCCGGCTCCCACCACTACAAGTGGAACTTTGCCACCGGCCGCTTCGAAAAAGCTACTAACTGGTGGAACCCCTtcgcctcctcagcctccttccCCGACCCCGTCGTCCAACATGTCCAGGACATCTTCGCGCCCGGCTCTCAGTTCAGAGAAGACCTGAGCTGGTTCGGCGACTGGATCTCCAGCGTGGTGAACAAAAGTCTCTGGCCGACCCTCGAGCCGACGGTGAATAGGTTCGCCGGGTTCCTGCACCACTCCCCCGAGATGGTCTCCGCGAtcgtggtgctgctggtgattTTTGTCTCGATCCAGATCGTCAGGTTGATGCacagggtggtgaggttttgGACGAGGTTGCTGGTCAGGCTGgctttttggggggtggtggggttggtggttagTATGGCGTGGGATAGGGGTTTGGAGCAGAGCATAAGGgacttggtcttggtgggcACGGGGTTGTACAGATGGGGAAAGAGGGCGGGGCAGGTCTTTTGGGATGAGTATGAGAAGGCTCAGAGGGAGGTTCAGGATGATTGGaagggttggtga
- a CDS encoding uncharacterized protein (EggNog:ENOG503NW4B; COG:K): protein MSKFGVMVMGPAGAGKSTFCASLITHLQLNRRSCFYVNLDPAAESFEHTPDLDIRDLISVEDVMDELKLGPNGGLIYCFEFLMENLSFLEESLNSVTEEYLIIFDMPGQIELYTHYPVLPALVNFLRSPGNLDIRLCAAYLLESTFVVDRAKYFAGSLSALSSMYMLGLPHLNILSKMDLVKDQIRKKDFKKFLVPDTMLIEEDPQEVEVRKAGVDYQPPVESETDALMSGAGFKRLNNAVAQLLENFSMVHYHKLDCTDEDSVGGILSYIDECIQWAEAQEPKEIPDEEYDDEE from the exons ATGTCTAAATTCggagtgatggtgatgggccCCGCGGGCGCGGGCAAG TCTACCTTTTgcgcctccctcatcacaCATCTCCAACTAAACCGCCGCTCTTGCTTCTACGTCAATCTCGACCCCGCCGCCGAGTCCTTCGAGCACACCCCAGACCTCGACATCCGCGACCTCATCTCCGTCGAAGATGTCATGGACGAGCTCAAGCTCGGGCCCAACGGCGGCCTGATTTACTGCTTCGAGTTCCTCATGGAgaacctctccttcctcgaaGAGTCCCTCAACTCCGTTACAGAAGAGtacctcatcatcttcgacatGCCCGGCCAAATCGAACTTTATACCCACTACCCCGTCCTCCCCGCCTTGGTCAACTTCCTCCGCTCCCCCGGCAATCTCGACATCAGGCTCTGCGCCGCTTACCTCCTCGAGTCAACCTTTGTCGTCGACCGCGCCAAGTACTTTGCTGGGTCTTTGAGCGCCCTGAGCTCCATGTACATGCTCGGGTTGCCTCACTTGAATATCTTGAGCAAGATGGACCTTGTCAAGGACCAAATCAGGAAGAAGGACTTCAAGAAGTTTCTCGTACCGGATACGATGTTGATCGAGGAGGACCCacaggaggttgaggttagGAAAGCCGGGGTTGACTATCAACCTCCTGTTGAGTCTGAGACGGATGCTTTGATGTCGGGCGCTGGGTTCAAGAGATTGAACAATGCTGTTGCGCAGCTGCTCGAGAACTTTAGCATGGTTCACTACCACAAACTGGACTGCACAGATGAGGATAGCGTTGGCGGCATTCTCAGCTATATTGATGAGTGTATTCAGTGGGCTGAGGCTCAGGAACCCAAGGAGATTCCTGATGAGGAGtacgatgatgaggagtaA